The Haloplanus sp. CK5-1 genome contains a region encoding:
- a CDS encoding nitric-oxide reductase large subunit → MELTRKTIAKVIAVAFVFNLVVMGGGAWFAYQEAPPIPDQVVGPDGETVVTDQEIRDGKKAFQKHGLMNHGSILGNGAYYGEDYTADALELKTQHMRTYYAEERYGASYDSLSTGEQAAVDQVVKEDLDDEYTGGNIEYSAAEMYAHGQVREEYVERYHEGSHVRGIPEGMIDSEADARQFADFAMWTAWFSHTDRPGGDHSYTNEWPYAPGAGNDATGAAMTWSVIAMVLLVAGAGFGIWLYRSVRLPEPSAEGISVPEPGDVSVFPSQRSALRFVPVAAGLFLAQVLLGGLLAHFYIERAGFFGIEEVFGVHILQILPFSIAKTWHIDLGILWIAATWLGAGLYLPPLLTGHEPKNQSTYIDVLLAAVVVVTVGGMGGIWLGANGYLGDLWWLLGNEGLEYLEVGKVWQFGLLAGFGMWAVLAVRGLKPLLDREPVYGLAHMILYAGGSIALLFTAGFLFTPETNIAVTEFWRWWVVHMWVEGAFEFFIVAIVGLTLVSMNLLKRRSAEKAVMLQALLVMSTGVIGVSHHYWWVGMPDMWVPIGSVFSTLELIPLVFILYEALGQYQAMSETGDFPYKIPFMFIVASGVWNFVGAGVLGFFINLPLINYYEHGTYLTVGHAHAAMFGAFGFLALGMVAYMLQLSIKPERWDGSWLRASFWCWNVGLALMVFVSVLPVGFLQLEAIFTGSYAAGRSLAFYNQPIVQSLFWARLPGDTLIILGTAIYAADLIRKRFVLRASEDDPDVDDMAVAEGVLSDD, encoded by the coding sequence ATGGAGCTCACCCGCAAGACCATCGCGAAAGTGATCGCCGTGGCGTTCGTGTTCAATCTCGTCGTCATGGGCGGCGGTGCGTGGTTCGCGTACCAGGAGGCACCGCCGATACCCGACCAGGTGGTCGGTCCCGACGGCGAGACGGTGGTCACCGACCAGGAGATCAGGGACGGCAAGAAGGCGTTCCAGAAGCACGGACTGATGAACCACGGGTCGATCCTCGGCAACGGCGCGTACTACGGCGAGGACTACACCGCCGACGCCCTGGAGTTGAAGACCCAGCACATGCGAACGTACTACGCGGAGGAGCGGTACGGGGCGAGTTACGACTCGCTGTCGACCGGTGAGCAGGCGGCGGTCGATCAGGTCGTCAAGGAGGACCTCGACGACGAGTACACGGGCGGTAACATCGAGTACTCGGCGGCAGAAATGTACGCTCACGGACAGGTCCGCGAGGAGTACGTCGAGCGCTACCACGAGGGGAGTCACGTGCGTGGCATCCCCGAGGGGATGATCGACAGCGAGGCGGACGCCCGCCAGTTCGCCGACTTCGCGATGTGGACGGCGTGGTTCTCCCACACCGACCGGCCGGGTGGCGACCACTCGTACACCAACGAGTGGCCGTACGCGCCCGGTGCGGGTAACGACGCGACCGGCGCCGCGATGACTTGGAGCGTCATCGCCATGGTGTTGCTGGTCGCGGGCGCGGGCTTCGGCATCTGGCTGTACCGCTCGGTCCGGCTCCCGGAGCCGTCCGCCGAGGGGATTTCCGTTCCCGAACCGGGTGACGTGAGCGTCTTCCCCAGCCAGCGATCGGCGCTGCGGTTCGTGCCGGTCGCCGCCGGCCTCTTTCTCGCACAGGTGTTGCTCGGTGGCCTGCTCGCACACTTCTACATCGAGCGGGCCGGCTTCTTCGGCATCGAGGAGGTGTTCGGCGTCCACATCCTCCAGATACTTCCGTTCTCCATCGCGAAGACGTGGCACATCGACCTCGGGATCCTCTGGATCGCCGCCACTTGGCTCGGGGCGGGCCTGTATCTGCCGCCGCTGCTGACCGGACACGAACCGAAGAACCAGTCGACGTACATCGACGTCCTGCTGGCCGCGGTGGTCGTGGTCACCGTCGGCGGTATGGGGGGCATCTGGCTCGGCGCGAACGGCTACCTCGGCGACCTCTGGTGGCTCCTCGGCAACGAGGGGCTGGAGTACCTCGAAGTCGGTAAGGTCTGGCAGTTCGGCCTGCTGGCCGGCTTCGGCATGTGGGCAGTCCTGGCGGTCCGGGGGCTGAAACCCCTGCTCGACCGCGAACCGGTGTACGGGCTCGCGCACATGATCCTCTACGCCGGTGGCTCCATCGCCCTCCTCTTTACCGCGGGCTTCCTGTTCACCCCCGAGACCAACATCGCGGTCACGGAGTTCTGGCGCTGGTGGGTCGTCCACATGTGGGTCGAGGGGGCCTTCGAGTTCTTCATCGTCGCCATCGTCGGCCTGACGCTGGTGTCGATGAACCTGCTGAAGCGCCGGAGCGCCGAGAAGGCGGTCATGCTACAGGCGTTGCTGGTGATGAGCACGGGCGTCATCGGCGTCTCCCACCACTACTGGTGGGTCGGTATGCCCGACATGTGGGTGCCCATCGGGAGCGTCTTCTCGACGCTCGAACTCATCCCGCTGGTGTTCATCCTCTACGAGGCGCTGGGGCAGTACCAAGCGATGTCCGAGACCGGCGACTTCCCCTACAAGATCCCGTTCATGTTCATCGTCGCCAGCGGGGTCTGGAACTTCGTCGGGGCCGGCGTCCTCGGCTTCTTCATCAACCTCCCGTTGATCAACTACTACGAGCACGGCACCTACCTCACCGTCGGCCACGCCCACGCCGCCATGTTCGGCGCCTTCGGCTTCCTCGCGCTCGGGATGGTGGCGTACATGCTCCAACTGTCCATCAAGCCGGAGCGCTGGGACGGGTCGTGGCTCCGCGCGTCGTTCTGGTGTTGGAACGTCGGCCTGGCGCTGATGGTGTTCGTCTCCGTCCTCCCGGTCGGCTTCCTGCAGTTGGAGGCCATCTTCACCGGGAGTTACGCCGCCGGTCGGAGCCTCGCCTTCTACAACCAACCGATCGTCCAGAGCCTGTTCTGGGCGCGGCTCCCGGGTGACACGCTCATCATCCTCGGGACGGCCATCTACGCCGCCGACCTGAT
- a CDS encoding ISH3 family transposase produces MRLPKLKRILTDPDEYISNSQLKSLSMELLELIPMEGIEGSGLDSEEIMEVVLRAAVDTTSVNGVTTNTEDTPNREPVMDWLHTLEKEPMLDAVNDILALVAMTVLDRGGSRTICLDFMDNPFHGHPDDEDEFRRMEARDGTTKCHRYCTAFVIAQGKPLTLAVEPVDGEDSKADAVERVLARVETYPFETDQILMDRDAFVGELIGVLRETAPPVFPVITRKDSLREKLAVTASHMTEETVCEDKEYEQTYPLAVNVTYQNGDRGKSGLKQTGYAAYGLEDRTPQQVAQVYNHRSRIEKSYEKFREARALTTTPSTIIRLFYVGVGFLLEQLWLVLQWAVLARPRRGGRALPTDFTFSDGFLHGIEQVLDDELGWKQKHRTNSEGLPPGYEHGLG; encoded by the coding sequence ATGAGGCTACCAAAACTCAAACGCATCCTCACAGATCCGGACGAGTACATTTCGAACAGCCAGTTGAAGTCTCTTAGCATGGAGTTGCTTGAGCTGATACCGATGGAAGGAATCGAGGGCTCTGGCCTCGATTCCGAGGAGATCATGGAAGTCGTCTTACGAGCTGCTGTTGACACAACCTCAGTCAACGGCGTCACAACGAATACTGAGGACACGCCAAACCGCGAGCCAGTGATGGACTGGTTGCACACCCTGGAGAAAGAGCCGATGCTCGATGCTGTCAACGATATCCTCGCACTGGTGGCAATGACGGTTCTCGACCGCGGCGGGTCGAGAACCATCTGTCTGGACTTCATGGACAATCCGTTCCACGGTCATCCAGACGACGAGGACGAGTTCAGGAGAATGGAAGCACGGGACGGAACCACGAAGTGTCACCGGTACTGTACTGCGTTCGTCATCGCGCAGGGAAAGCCACTAACACTGGCAGTTGAACCAGTTGATGGCGAGGACAGCAAGGCCGACGCGGTCGAGCGCGTGCTCGCCCGCGTCGAGACATATCCATTCGAGACCGACCAGATCCTCATGGACAGAGACGCCTTCGTCGGGGAGTTAATCGGTGTTCTTCGGGAGACAGCACCGCCAGTCTTTCCGGTCATAACCCGGAAAGACTCGCTCCGGGAGAAACTTGCTGTCACTGCTTCGCATATGACAGAAGAGACGGTCTGTGAAGACAAAGAGTACGAACAGACGTATCCGCTGGCAGTGAACGTCACCTACCAGAACGGTGATCGTGGAAAATCAGGGCTCAAACAAACGGGCTACGCGGCGTACGGTCTGGAAGACCGCACGCCGCAGCAAGTGGCGCAGGTCTACAACCATCGGTCACGGATCGAGAAGAGCTATGAGAAGTTCCGCGAAGCGCGTGCTTTGACAACGACGCCATCGACGATAATTCGGCTCTTCTACGTGGGTGTCGGGTTCCTGTTGGAGCAGTTGTGGCTCGTGTTGCAATGGGCAGTGCTCGCCCGGCCACGGCGTGGCGGGCGAGCACTCCCGACAGATTTCACGTTCAGTGATGGGTTTCTCCACGGGATCGAGCAGGTGTTAGACGATGAGCTCGGCTGGAAGCAAAAGCATCGGACAAACAGTGAAGGGTTACCACCAGGATACGAGCACGGACTCGGCTGA
- a CDS encoding MutS-related protein: MGLEDYWGVGPKTSERLRDRLGEERAVEAIESADVRALTDAGITRGRATRILRRANADAGMDALATRDTREVYDDLLELAGNYALTGHAGDRIRVLTPLTSRESIESRLDAVEAARDAWTGLDDEGRATVVAAFDAYDAADGTERAAVDAALALREAGLDGATFDTLGEIDPDAIWAAATALGDVTADGVAEGADDRLDDLRARLDDARDLEDSAFDVLDDVRGAGVRDLSDFRHAFADYVASETHLSRSAVEEAAPEDAHDAADFASTTLRALVDDLERRVTERAGEVEADLRASIADARDDVDRAVAAVDDVAFDLSLARFAADHDLIRPVVGGDGLAVEGACNPFLADPDPVNYAVGDHDCSPPAGDRVAVLTGANSGGKTTLLETCCAVALLAAMGLPVPADRAEVGFFDSIVFHRRHASFNAGVLESTLKSIVPPLTDGGRTLMLVDEFEAITEPGRAADLLNGLVELTVDRGALGVYVTHLADDLSPLPESARIDGIFAEGLTAELDLRVDYQPRFGTVGKSTPEFIVSRLVANADDRGERSGFERLAAAVGEEAVQATLADAWE, translated from the coding sequence ATGGGACTGGAGGACTACTGGGGCGTGGGGCCGAAGACGAGCGAACGCCTCCGCGACCGGCTGGGCGAGGAGCGGGCGGTCGAGGCCATCGAGTCCGCGGACGTGCGGGCGTTGACCGACGCGGGGATCACGCGTGGGAGAGCGACGCGGATCCTCCGCCGGGCCAACGCCGACGCGGGGATGGACGCCCTCGCGACCCGGGACACGCGCGAGGTGTACGACGACCTGCTGGAACTGGCCGGGAACTACGCCCTCACCGGACACGCCGGCGACCGAATCCGCGTACTGACGCCGCTCACGTCCCGGGAGTCGATCGAGTCGCGCCTCGACGCGGTCGAGGCGGCCCGCGACGCGTGGACGGGGCTGGACGACGAGGGCCGGGCGACGGTCGTCGCGGCGTTCGACGCCTACGACGCCGCCGACGGGACGGAACGCGCCGCCGTCGACGCCGCACTCGCGCTCCGGGAGGCGGGCCTCGACGGGGCGACCTTCGACACCCTCGGGGAGATCGACCCCGATGCGATCTGGGCGGCGGCGACGGCGCTGGGCGACGTGACCGCCGACGGGGTCGCCGAGGGAGCCGACGACCGCCTCGACGACCTCCGGGCCCGCCTCGACGACGCCCGTGATCTGGAGGACTCGGCGTTCGACGTCCTCGACGACGTCCGCGGGGCGGGCGTGCGCGACCTCTCCGATTTCCGGCACGCCTTCGCCGACTACGTGGCGAGCGAGACCCACCTCTCGCGGTCGGCGGTCGAGGAGGCCGCCCCCGAGGACGCCCACGACGCCGCCGACTTCGCGAGCACGACGCTCCGGGCGCTGGTGGACGACCTCGAACGCCGGGTGACCGAACGCGCCGGGGAGGTCGAGGCCGATCTCCGGGCGTCGATCGCCGACGCCCGCGACGACGTGGACCGGGCGGTCGCGGCCGTCGACGACGTGGCGTTCGACCTGTCGCTCGCCCGCTTCGCGGCCGATCACGACCTCATACGCCCGGTCGTCGGCGGCGACGGCCTCGCCGTCGAGGGGGCGTGCAATCCCTTCCTCGCCGACCCCGACCCGGTGAACTACGCGGTCGGCGACCACGACTGCTCGCCGCCGGCGGGCGACCGCGTGGCGGTGCTCACCGGCGCGAACAGCGGCGGGAAGACGACGCTGCTGGAGACCTGCTGTGCGGTCGCCCTGCTGGCCGCGATGGGCCTGCCGGTCCCCGCCGACCGCGCCGAGGTGGGATTTTTCGATTCGATCGTCTTCCACCGCCGCCACGCGAGTTTCAACGCCGGCGTGCTGGAGTCGACGCTGAAGTCGATCGTTCCCCCGCTGACCGACGGCGGTCGGACGCTGATGCTGGTCGACGAGTTCGAGGCGATCACCGAACCCGGCCGCGCCGCCGACCTGCTGAACGGGCTCGTCGAACTCACGGTCGACCGAGGCGCGCTCGGCGTCTACGTCACCCACCTCGCCGACGACCTGAGTCCGCTCCCCGAAAGCGCCCGGATCGACGGCATCTTCGCCGAGGGGTTGACGGCGGAGCTCGACCTCCGGGTGGACTACCAGCCCCGGTTCGGGACGGTCGGCAAGTCGACCCCGGAGTTCATCGTCTCGCGACTCGTCGCGAACGCGGACGACCGCGGGGAGCGAAGCGGATTCGAACGCCTCGCGGCCGCCGTCGGCGAGGAGGCCGTCCAGGCCACCCTCGCGGACGCGTGGGAGTGA
- a CDS encoding CRTAC1 family protein has translation MFQDRSGDLADGTSLRGYGAAVTPGPDGPLVFVAGFGDANRVLRWDGGELVDAACGVLADDGRHAISVAAADLDADGREEVYVHNVAAFGGTSAEADLLLDPEPNDGRWRDLFSAPVNRRRENHRVGRSVAAIDRLGTGRYGVLVTGYGSPARFYEVGDDGGVTDLAETVGLDVVTGGRSVAAGPILSDRTDVFLGAERGPNLLLRNAGGTFVDVAREYGVADPEENARGATLVAPDGARSFDIVCGNWKGPSRLFVREDDAFDDAAPSALARPARVRTVVVADFDNDGRQELFVNCLGAPNRLLTHDGEWTQTGIGDALEPEGMGTGAAVADIDGDGTLELLVVHGEADAQPLSVYSAPNEGDWLRVRPLTPDGAPARGARVTLTTDRGRQTRVVDPGSGYLCQMEPVAHFGLGDADPETVTVCWPGGRERTVTDPDTRTTIRCSHPGG, from the coding sequence ATGTTCCAGGACCGGTCGGGTGACCTCGCCGACGGCACTTCACTCAGGGGGTACGGAGCGGCCGTCACGCCGGGACCCGACGGGCCGCTGGTCTTCGTCGCCGGCTTCGGCGACGCGAACCGGGTCCTCCGGTGGGACGGCGGCGAACTCGTCGATGCGGCCTGTGGCGTCCTCGCCGACGACGGCCGGCACGCGATCAGTGTCGCGGCGGCCGACTTAGACGCCGACGGGCGCGAGGAGGTGTACGTCCACAACGTCGCCGCCTTCGGTGGCACCTCGGCCGAGGCGGACCTCCTCTTGGACCCCGAACCGAACGACGGTCGGTGGCGCGACCTCTTTTCGGCGCCCGTGAACCGCCGGCGCGAGAACCACCGCGTCGGGCGGTCGGTCGCGGCGATCGACCGCCTCGGCACCGGCCGGTACGGGGTGCTCGTCACCGGCTACGGCTCGCCGGCCCGCTTCTACGAGGTCGGCGACGACGGCGGTGTCACGGACCTCGCGGAGACCGTTGGACTCGACGTGGTCACCGGCGGGCGGTCGGTCGCCGCGGGGCCCATCCTCTCCGATCGGACGGACGTGTTCCTCGGGGCCGAGCGCGGCCCGAACCTCCTGCTCCGGAACGCCGGCGGGACGTTCGTCGACGTGGCCCGGGAGTACGGCGTCGCGGACCCGGAGGAGAACGCCCGCGGAGCGACGCTCGTCGCCCCCGACGGCGCGCGGTCGTTCGACATCGTCTGTGGCAACTGGAAGGGACCGAGCCGGCTGTTCGTCCGCGAGGACGACGCCTTCGACGACGCCGCGCCGTCGGCACTCGCACGCCCGGCACGCGTCCGGACCGTCGTCGTCGCGGACTTCGACAACGACGGTCGACAGGAACTGTTCGTGAACTGTCTGGGCGCTCCCAACCGCCTCCTGACACACGACGGCGAGTGGACCCAGACCGGCATCGGCGACGCCCTCGAACCCGAGGGGATGGGGACCGGGGCCGCCGTCGCCGATATAGACGGCGACGGGACGCTCGAACTCCTCGTCGTCCACGGCGAGGCCGACGCGCAACCGCTCTCGGTCTACAGTGCACCCAACGAGGGCGACTGGCTCCGTGTTCGCCCACTCACGCCCGACGGCGCGCCGGCCCGGGGCGCACGGGTAACCCTGACGACGGACCGGGGACGACAGACCCGCGTCGTCGACCCCGGGAGCGGCTACCTCTGTCAGATGGAACCGGTCGCCCACTTCGGACTCGGCGACGCCGACCCGGAGACCGTCACGGTGTGTTGGCCCGGCGGCCGCGAGCGGACGGTGACGGACCCCGATACCCGGACTACGATACGCTGTTCGCATCCCGGCGGTTGA
- a CDS encoding DUF7576 family protein gives MIDPTSDIGEDVDESTAPTCHTCGKKIVMEADHRIVSWVEDGSVDHLHFCDDECRSAWSGRRPRR, from the coding sequence ATGATCGACCCCACGTCCGATATCGGGGAAGACGTCGACGAGAGCACCGCACCGACGTGTCATACGTGTGGAAAGAAGATCGTGATGGAGGCCGACCACCGTATCGTCTCGTGGGTCGAAGACGGATCGGTCGATCATCTCCACTTCTGTGACGACGAGTGTCGAAGCGCCTGGAGCGGTCGCCGTCCCCGTCGCTGA
- a CDS encoding ATP-dependent DNA helicase, with protein MEESWRAIFGHDEPYPEQADGIETAIETAERDGFAVIEGACGTGKTMLALTAGIDRVRDPESAFERVVVLTSVKQQLRQFEADVRTINDDLPEDWRPVSALTLVGKADVCPYSRERVGRIDDASVYDRCEGLRERTRNLTGSEGPTTAAALADDARSTQTGLLDTGSGTTVEYLETAGEPTPYPPDTAEYEGTEFCPFYAQYLEDLPEDGDPVEAVPFDVADRGLIDTEDLVGLSAGHGTCPHSMLGALLPHVEVVIGNYYHAFDPRTTGSFTGALLDESTFVVCDEAHMLEPRVRDLVSDGVADATLRDAESELTRVIQAVDLADGDRPQPGAGDRRGDGDTLDADLVRGELEEADVSLDELEATRAFVRDLREELDRRVRAHLDRERPAWRTATEELDDDEIPLRDPETPAPDGITEWADGRYGDDVWVRAEAVGAVVARVLNELEEADRDRSAPTVGRVLGTWYRADHAHHFRSIDLSRTWNETEPADSWRRVYTARLSIHNCVPGDAIADRLDDFGGGVLMSATLEPLDVFRTVTGLDALADDGRPVVERTYGLSFPEENRASFAVDAPAFTHENRGSPGEDNETRRVYVDAVAEVAAADGNVLVGMPNYAEAEWMAGRLDERLDSPVLLDESSDDGATEALKADFFAGAGKTLVTSLRGTLTEGVDYRGDRLHAAVVCGVPLVDTTRPRTRAVVTAYDRAFGTDGPGGGASGFETALTVPAVRKARQAVGRVIRGPDERGVRVLVDARYARDRWDGVREHFPVWEREEFGAVSPDLLSHGLDRFADGT; from the coding sequence ATGGAAGAATCGTGGCGGGCGATCTTCGGCCACGACGAGCCATACCCCGAACAGGCCGACGGCATCGAGACGGCCATCGAGACGGCCGAACGCGACGGGTTCGCGGTGATCGAAGGGGCCTGTGGCACGGGGAAGACGATGCTCGCGCTGACCGCCGGCATCGACCGGGTGCGCGACCCGGAGTCGGCCTTCGAGCGGGTGGTCGTCCTCACGAGCGTCAAACAGCAACTCCGGCAGTTCGAGGCGGACGTCCGCACCATCAACGACGACCTGCCCGAGGACTGGCGACCGGTGTCGGCGCTGACGCTCGTCGGCAAGGCCGACGTCTGCCCGTACAGCCGCGAGCGCGTCGGCCGGATCGACGACGCGAGCGTCTACGACCGGTGTGAGGGGCTCCGCGAGCGGACGCGCAATCTGACGGGGAGCGAGGGACCAACGACCGCGGCCGCGCTCGCCGACGACGCCCGCAGCACCCAGACCGGGCTCCTCGACACCGGCTCCGGAACGACCGTCGAGTATCTGGAGACCGCCGGCGAACCGACACCGTACCCGCCAGACACCGCCGAGTACGAGGGGACGGAGTTCTGTCCCTTCTACGCCCAGTACCTCGAGGACTTGCCCGAGGACGGCGACCCGGTCGAGGCCGTCCCCTTCGACGTCGCGGATCGCGGCCTGATCGATACGGAGGACCTCGTCGGCCTGTCGGCCGGCCACGGCACCTGTCCCCACTCGATGCTCGGGGCGCTCCTACCCCACGTCGAGGTGGTCATCGGCAACTACTACCACGCCTTCGACCCCCGAACGACGGGCTCGTTCACCGGAGCGTTGCTGGACGAGTCGACGTTCGTCGTCTGCGACGAGGCACACATGCTCGAACCGCGCGTACGGGACTTGGTGAGCGACGGGGTGGCCGACGCGACGCTCCGGGACGCCGAGTCGGAGCTCACACGGGTGATCCAGGCGGTCGACTTGGCCGACGGTGACCGCCCACAACCGGGGGCCGGGGACCGGCGCGGCGACGGCGACACGCTGGACGCCGACCTCGTCCGTGGCGAACTCGAGGAGGCCGACGTGAGCCTCGACGAACTGGAAGCGACGCGGGCGTTCGTCCGCGACTTGCGCGAGGAACTCGATCGGCGGGTGCGCGCCCACCTCGACCGTGAGCGACCGGCGTGGCGGACGGCGACCGAGGAGCTGGACGACGACGAGATTCCGCTCCGGGATCCGGAGACGCCGGCACCCGACGGGATCACCGAGTGGGCCGACGGGCGGTACGGCGACGACGTGTGGGTGCGTGCCGAGGCGGTGGGTGCAGTCGTGGCCCGCGTCCTGAACGAACTCGAGGAGGCGGACCGCGACCGGTCGGCACCGACGGTCGGTCGGGTGCTGGGGACGTGGTACCGCGCGGACCACGCCCACCACTTCCGGTCGATCGACCTCTCCCGAACTTGGAACGAGACGGAGCCGGCCGACTCGTGGCGGCGGGTCTACACCGCCCGCCTGTCGATCCACAACTGCGTCCCCGGCGACGCCATCGCGGACCGCCTCGACGACTTCGGCGGTGGCGTGTTGATGTCCGCGACGCTCGAACCTCTCGACGTGTTCCGGACGGTGACGGGACTCGACGCCCTCGCCGACGACGGCCGGCCGGTCGTCGAGCGCACGTACGGCCTCTCCTTTCCCGAGGAGAACCGAGCGAGTTTCGCCGTCGACGCCCCGGCGTTCACCCACGAGAACCGCGGATCGCCGGGCGAGGACAACGAGACGCGACGGGTGTACGTCGACGCCGTCGCCGAGGTGGCCGCGGCCGACGGAAACGTCCTCGTGGGGATGCCCAACTACGCGGAGGCGGAGTGGATGGCCGGCCGCCTCGACGAGCGCCTCGACTCGCCGGTCCTGCTCGACGAGTCCAGCGACGACGGAGCGACCGAGGCGCTGAAGGCCGACTTCTTCGCCGGGGCGGGGAAGACACTCGTCACCAGTCTCCGGGGGACGCTCACCGAGGGGGTCGACTACCGCGGCGACCGCCTCCACGCGGCGGTGGTGTGTGGGGTTCCGCTCGTCGACACGACCCGCCCGCGAACCCGGGCGGTCGTGACCGCGTACGATCGGGCGTTCGGCACTGACGGTCCGGGCGGCGGGGCGAGCGGATTCGAGACGGCGCTGACGGTGCCAGCAGTCAGGAAAGCCAGGCAGGCGGTCGGGCGGGTCATCCGCGGCCCCGACGAACGCGGCGTCCGCGTCCTCGTCGACGCCCGCTACGCCCGCGACCGCTGGGACGGCGTCAGGGAGCACTTCCCGGTGTGGGAGCGCGAGGAGTTCGGCGCGGTCAGTCCCGACCTGCTATCGCACGGACTCGACCGGTTCGCCGACGGGACGTGA
- a CDS encoding DUF5658 family protein has translation MTDSRAVDEARIEEYWDWIAVALFLLLVVDLLTTLAAVRVVGLGSEGNPLMRWLLGRDVNVVVVVHLAAAVLVTGCFRLLTGRLRHTSPPADRYFALLIEAWLGVLVAVGLAVFANNLAVIVLGRSLL, from the coding sequence ATGACTGACTCCCGAGCGGTCGACGAGGCGCGGATCGAGGAGTACTGGGACTGGATCGCCGTCGCCCTGTTCCTGTTGCTCGTCGTCGACCTCCTGACGACGCTCGCGGCGGTGCGGGTCGTCGGGCTGGGCTCGGAGGGTAACCCGCTGATGCGGTGGCTGCTGGGCCGCGACGTCAACGTCGTGGTCGTCGTCCACCTCGCCGCGGCCGTCCTCGTCACCGGGTGTTTCCGGCTGCTGACCGGCCGCCTCCGGCACACGTCGCCGCCGGCCGACCGCTACTTCGCACTCTTGATCGAGGCGTGGTTGGGCGTCCTCGTCGCCGTCGGACTGGCGGTGTTCGCGAACAACCTCGCGGTGATCGTGTTGGGTCGGAGCCTGCTCTGA